The window GCTCCGGGGACTCCTCCGCCGGGCGAAAAAGGGCCCGGCGAAGGTCCTGGTCCTGGCGGGAGGCCCCGATTATTGGAGCAACGGGATCGACCTTGCCCGGATCGAAGCGGCCGAGAGCCCGGCGGAGGAATCCCTGCGGAACATCATCGCCATGGACGACCTCGCTTTGGAAATCTTGACGACGACGGACCAACTCGTCGTGTCGGCCTTGGGCGGTGACGCGGGCGCGGGAGGGGCCTTCCTGGCCTTGGCGGCGGACCTGGTTTGGATGAGAACGGGGGCGATCATCAACCCCCATTACGCCGCCATGGGAAACCTTTTCGGCTCTGAATACTGGACGTACACCCTGCCGAGGCGAGTGGGGAGCGAGCGGGCCGGCGAACTGGCATCGGTCCTGTGGCCCGTGGGAAGCGCGCAGGCGAGGCGATGGGGACTGGCGGACGATGCCTTCGGCGGAAACGTCGAGGATTTCTTTGCGGAGGCGCATCGGCGCGCGTTGGACTTGGCGAAGGACCCGGTGCTGGTCCGCCTGATCGACGAGAAACGCGTCCGCCGCGCGGCGGAGGAAGCCGCCAAGCCCCTTGCGGAATACCGCCGGGAGGAACTCGACCGGATGCGGATGAACTTCTTCGGCTTCGACCCCAGTTACCACGTCGCGCGCTACAACTTCATTCGAAAAATCCCCAAGTCCAGGACGCCTTCCCACTTGGCCGTCCATCGGAGGATCCTCAGGGGGGTGTGAATGGCGTGGCCGTATGTCGATCCGGTAAGGCGCGGGACAAGCGCTCCTTCCCCGGTGTCAACGGCCAGGATCTGGCTGGTCGCCTTTGGGCTCTGGTGCCTACGCTCGGCTGCCCGCAGCGGGGCGCACGGCGCCCAAATCCTGTTCAGCCTTCACGTCCGCAATGATAATCGGGAAGGCACGCTGCCCTTGGTGTCGCTCAAAGCCATCTGCGGCCCCGGCGATGATGGGTCGCCCACCATCTGCGTCATGCGGTTATGTTCTTAAGAACATAAAAGCAGGACGGTAATGACCGGCTCCGCATCATCGCCGGGGCCGCAGATGGCCTTGAGCGTGACGAGCGGGGGCATGCCTGCCCGGTTATCATTGCGGACGTGGAGATGAAACCTGAGGTAATCCCCGGTGGCGGAACTGCGGATGGCGTGGCGGAGCATGAACAACAGATCCCAAAGCCGCCCATGAAGATCCTGCCCCCACACTCCTTGCGGAACCTCGACATACCGATCCCACACTGCCCGAGTAAGAGCAATGGGGAAGCGGAACCGAAGCTCCTTGTACTCCGACGAATCAGACACGTCAACCAAGAACCCATCCTCAATGGCCTGGGCGCGAGTATAAACGCTGATGACCGGCGCGTCACTGAACAATCCCTGCTTTTGCGTGTGCATGTGTTTCCTCCTTAAGCCGCTTTCCGCGGTGTTTGGGAGAAAAGGAACAACGAGCCTGGGAGGTCCGTCACGCCGGGAGGGGTTGGATCGAAGGAAGGGGACGGGCCTCACCTTAGGCCCCGCACCATCGAGCCCCGGCGCGAAGTGGAGCGAAGCGACCGTAGAGGGTCCGGCCAGGAATAAATGGCCGAAGGCCGTTTCTTTTATGCCTGGGCCGGAGCCCTTGACGTGACCACCTCAGGCCGTTGTTAAACTGAAAAGACACAGGACGGAAAGCGCAAAATCTTGGATCGGCCGGGCTACCGGCCGTCCGCTCCGGGAAGGTTCCCCCCCGGAAAGGATTCCCACATATCGGGAACACGGCCATGACTCCGGCCGTGGAACCCTTAAAGGTCGTGGCTGATTGTGCCGAGCGGCCCAATCTCATTGAGCGGTGATTTCTGCCGCTCAATGGGACGCGAGACCCAATCCGAGAGACGGGAATTTTTCCGTCCTGGCGGACGGCGAAGGCCGGGAGCCGACGGAAAAACCGCAGTATGCCGCCGCCGAAGGCGGACGACGGCCGAGGCCGGGTGGAACCCCGGGCCTCCTGGCCGTCCTGGCCGAAAACTTGGAGGCGCATCCTGCGGCCGGATCGAGGGAACAGCCGCGACCGGTTTTAGTAAAAAGGCCTTAAATTGGATCGCGGATGGGCGAAGTTGGATTGATTTTCAGGCTGTCTGGATTTGTTTGAAAGCTGATGTCAATGAACTGCGGTTTTGGTCCGCCCATGTGATGGCGTCACTTTTTTGAGCTGTGGGGACAACAGCTTTTCTTTTGTAGCCGTCCCTTCGATCTCGCCAAATTTCAAATAGGTTGGGAACTCCCACCATCTTGAGACGCTCCGGGTTGCGATCGGGGAATCGAAGTCCAAGGCGCTCGAACATACCAATAAATCGGTCTTCAACAAATTTGCTTAACTGTGAAATCTCCTGGCACTCACTGCAACACGCCAGGGATGCCGCCTTACCCTCCGTCTTGTTGCTGATGCTTGTCGCGCGTGAAATGAGGGAGTCCCTTCGGTCAAATGGTATTTTTTTGGTTTTCCTATTCATGTTTTCCACATTGGTCATTTCTTGAATGTCCGCGCGGAATTTCGCCAAGGTTTTTGATCCCGGGAAAATCTGATTTGTTTGAGCTCTAAATCCAACGAACTCAACGCCATCGGAGTTTGTTCGCCTGATTTTTGTTTTTGCCTTCGGGTCAGATGAAAGCTCATGCATGTTCAGACCCATCGAAATCAGAAGATCTCGCGCCAGGGTATATGCGCTTTTGGCCCGTTCCTCTGTTTCAGCAAAGATGATTATGTCGTCAGCGTACCGCAGCATCTCCCAACCAGCATCGGTCATTTTTAGATCGAAGTGGGACAAGTATAGGTTGGCGAGAAGAGGGGAAAGCGCGCTCCCCTGAGGAATCCCTCTATCGTCATTTTCGAACAGGGCCTTATCATTATCGGCCACCATCGGACCGATATTTGTTTCGAGGTCTATCGCCTCTTGGAGAAGACTGTCCAGTGAGGAGAGTCTTTGCACTTTAAAGAGGGCCTTCGACAGTCGCTCTTTATCCACCGTTTCAAAATAACTTTGGATGTCCGCTTCCAGAACGAAATCGTATCGCATACCCAGTTCTCGGGCGTGTTCAATAGCGCGGAAAACACCGCCCTGGTCTTTATTATGATCCTTGCTTTTATACGCATAGCTGAATGGTGCGTTCAGGGGGGAAAGTCGTGGCTCAAGAAATATTTGGAGCGCCTTCAATACTATTCGATCTTTAACAGTAGGAATTCTCAGGGGGCGAGATGTCCCATCCGCTTTCGGAATCGTAACGCCCTTTAAAGGCTGGAACTTGAAGGTCTCATTTTTAAGGTCTTGGGATAGTGAGCGCAACTTCGGGCGGAGCTGATCGGCAAAATGCTTGATAGTCTCCCCGTCAATGCCGGGCGCTCGGGAAGAGCGATTTATTCTATACCAGGCGAGTTCAAGAAAATCTGCCCGGGCGAGCTGTTGGAAGGATGGGATAGCCATATGCTTGGAAATTGGGGGGTTGGTTTAAGCACGGCGCCAACTACAGACTTCCTCCTGTTGCCGTTCGCCTGCTTCCTGGCCAGGATTTCTCCCTGCCCGTCTGCAAGCTCCCGGTCGGTCGGCCCATCGTAGGAACCTCCCCGAGCCTTCAGCCATGCCGCTGGCCCGGAGGGTCCAAACGAGGTGCCCATAGGTTCCGCTGAAACTTCCGGTAACGACTAACGCAAGAAACAGGGCGTGAGCCGCCACCGGAGCCCGCACGGAAACCGCGAACCCAGCTTCGAATTCCATCTTACCACGGCGCGTTTTTTCGTCAAGGCTCCTCCATGTGCGCGACACAACGGCGATTCGTCTACCGAGTGGTCAGCGCGACACGACGGGCCGCAGGGTTCACTGCCCGGACGTCGTTTGAAGTGCCCGCCCGTCGGGAAGGTCTTCCCCGCCCGGGCCTGCGCGCCCCGCCTCGCTTGATTCTCTTCACTAGCCAACAGCACCAACCCCTTGTGCCGGCAGTTGTCAGCTGGTTGAGACTTCGGATGAGCCTGTTGCCGTTCGCCTGCTTCCTGGCCAGGATTTCTCCCTGCCCGTCTGCAAGCTCCCGGTCGGTCGGCCCATCGTAGGAACCTCCCCGAGCCTTCAGCCATGCCGCTGGCCCGGATGATCCCAACGAGGTGGAACGGGTTTATTCTATCATTCCTGACCATAGTGCGCAAAACAACAATAATTAGAAATACTGTTATTGTTATTCATAACGCCGCCGCCGAAGGCGGACGACGGCCGAGGCCGGGTGGAACCCCGGGCATCCTGGCCGTCCTGGCCAAAAACTTGGAGGCGCATCCTGCGGCAGGATCGAGGGAACAGCCGCGACCGGTTTTCCAGCTTCGGCGTATTGGTTTTGTTCCCCCCTGTTGAAAGGTTGTAAAATCGTTTGAAGAAATTAGGGACGGTGTCCATCCTGAATTCTCCGGGGAATTCTTTCTATGGTCCGACGTTCTTGGTCATGGCGGGGGGTCTTGGACGGGTCGAAAGGAGGGTGGCGGCTTGTTCTCCCCCTTGTTTTCGCCTTCGGTGCCTTGCCTGTCCCCAATGTTCACGGGGCCGACCGGACCCTGATCGGTTATTTCGACACGGGCAAGCGGACGGCTTTGGAGGATTTTGAAGAAGAAGGGCTGGACGACGAGTACACCTACCGGAATTATCACCTCAAATACAACGACTCCCCCGCCGACAACCTCGAATACGAAGTGAGCACCTTCCAGAAGTTCCGGGACTACAAAGACACGAACGCGCTGGACAACCGATCCTCGACCTACAAGGGGAAGGCGGCCTATGACTTGGCGGGGGAGAAGAAACAGACCCGGCAAGTGGGCCTGGAAGTGAAACACCGGGAGAAACGGTTCAACGACACCCCTCGGAATGAGTTTGAGCAAAACAGCGCGTCGTCCTTTTTCACCAAGGCCGCGAAAGACCTGTATCGGTTGACGGTGGAAGGCGGGATGGATGCCTACCGATACGAACACGCGGAGGAGAAGGACGAAACCACCTGGATCGGACGGATCAACGGGAACCGCTATTTCGACGGAAACAGGGTGAATCTCACGTCGTCCTATAGCATCGCCAGGACGGAAAAGGAACGGGCCTTCAAAAAACGAACTAAACAGGCCTGGACGGGGAAAGGGGCCTACAAATTCGACAATCCGATGATCAACAAAGCGACGCTTCGGGCGAACGTGGGCCAACGGGACACCAAGGAAGATGACGAGTCGGACATTGATTACGATTACCGTTATTGGACCGTCAACGGACAGACCTATCACGACATCGGGGAGAACACGGACACAACCCTCGAATACGAACACTTTGAGAAGAATTACCTCTTTTACAACCGGGACCATCGGGGGTATTCGATCCAGAACGAATGGAAGCGGGTCTTCGTGAAAAACGAGAAGGCGCGATGGTGGGCGTCCGTCCTGGTGGGGCATCGGGAAGCTAAATTCGCGTTGATCTCCGGCAACAACTTAAAAAGGAAACCGTCGAGTTGAAAACGGTCTATTGGCGGAAAAAGACGTGGACGGCGACGCTCCTGGCCGAGGTCAACACCTACTATTACCGGGATTCTCAAAAGGACAAGAAGCGATACAAGACGACGATGATTTGGGATAAGGATTTGGCGGAGGGCTTAGAGATTTCCTTGGAAGGGAAATACACCTTCACGGATTACAGGGCCAAGAACAACACGGAGCGGGCGGCCTTCCGGGTGAGTTTCAGTTACGGGTTTTAACCGAGGCATTAACGAGGGAACCTTCGGAGCGGAGAACCGGACCATGACGGACAACTTCATCACCTACAAGGGCGGCTACAAATACCAACTGAAACGCCCCTATGTCGTTCGCGTTTCCCTTGTCCCCCCCGCCGCGATTCGGACCGACTACGTTTCGCTCGACACCACGGGGGAATTGAGAATCAAAGAGGGTTACGCCTGGGACGGCCCCTCCGGCCCAACGGTGGACACGCTTTCTTTTATGCGGGGTTCCCTCGTCCATGACGCCCTCTATCAATTGATGCGGCTCGGCCACCTGGACCCCGCCGTTGACCGCGTGGCGGCGGACAAGACGCTCCGGGTTCTGTGTCTGGAAGACGGCATGTGGTCGGTATGGGCTTGGTTAGTTTACTACGGGGTCCGGTGGTTTGCGGACTACGCCGCCGATCCGGCGGAAGAGAAACCTTTAACCTACGCGCCGAAGGGCGCGAAATCGTAAGGAGGAGACATCTATGGGGCATCCCCCATCCGAAGTAACGGCCAATGAGGCGTTGGGCAAGGCGGTTGTGTTGTCTGATTGGGTGAATTATCAGCAGGGCTCCGTCGTGAGCCGGGAGATCATTCGGAAAAACACGGGGACGGTCACTGTGTTCGCTTTCGATGAGGGGCAGGGCTTGAGCGAGCATACCGCCCCCTTCAACGCGTTGGTCCACGTTTTGGACGGCGAGGCGGAGATCACGATTACCGGGAAATCACACGCGGTCAAGGCCGGGGAGATCATCATCCTGCCCGCCGGGCAGCCCCACGCCCTTAATGCCGTGAAGAGATTTAAGATGATGCTTGTAATGATCCGATCATAGGAGGCTGGAAAATGAAACCACATGGATTGTTTGGCTTTCTTTTGGCGGTTGGCGCCCTGGCCACGCCGCATATTGCCTCAGCCCATTGCGACACGATGAACGGGCCGGTGGTAACGACAGCGAAAGCGGCCTTGGACAAGGGAGACGTCACCCCCGTGCTTAAATGGGTGAAGAGGGACGACGAAGCGGAAATCCGGCGAGCGTTCAAGGAAACCCTGGCCGTACGGAAGAATGGGCCGGAGGCCAAAGACTTGGCGGACCGTTTCTTCTTTGAAACGTTGGTGCGAATCCATCGGGCCGGAGAGGGGGCGCCCTTCACCGGTTTGAAATCCGTAGAGCCAGGTGAGGCGGTAGAGGCGGCGGACAAGGCGCTGGAAACCGGGTCGGTGGATTCCCTGGCGAAAGAAGTCTCCGAGTCGGCGGGGAAGGGCATCCGAGATCGTTTTCAAAGGGCGTTGGAGAAGATGAAACACGCCGACGAAAGCGTGGAGGCGGGGCGGGAGTATGTCGAAGCCTACATTGAGTATGTCCATTACGTTGAACGCCTCCACGGGGACATCCTAAGGTCGGGGGGAGAGCACGAAGGAAATCATGAGGGCGGCGAGATTCACGCCCATTGAACCGATAGGAGGCCTTATGCCGAAAAACGCGACGGACATTTTAGAAGCCGAACACGTCTTCATCCTCAAAGTGGTGGCCGCGATGGTGGCCATGACCGAGAAACTCGAAAAGGGCGGAGACGTAAGCCCGGACACCCTGCGCCGGACCGTGGAGTTCTTACGGACCTACGCGGACAAGTTCCACCATGGGAAAGAGGAGGCGCATCTGTTCACGCTTCTCGAAAAAAAGGGGGTTCCGACAACAGGTTGTCCTCTTGCCGCGCTGATGTTCGAGCACAAGTCGGGGCGGTCGTTGGTCGGAAAGTTCGCTGAGGCTGTTGAATCCTACGCCAAGGACCCTCAAGCCGGGCGCGTGGGTCTCGCCGCCAGCATGAAACCGCTTGCGACGCTCTATCCAAACCACATTTGGAAGGAGGACTATTTGCTG of the Elusimicrobiota bacterium genome contains:
- a CDS encoding hemerythrin domain-containing protein, with the protein product MPKNATDILEAEHVFILKVVAAMVAMTEKLEKGGDVSPDTLRRTVEFLRTYADKFHHGKEEAHLFTLLEKKGVPTTGCPLAALMFEHKSGRSLVGKFAEAVESYAKDPQAGRVGLAASMKPLATLYPNHIWKEDYLLSPMTGKVLNAAEQKILLEKFIAVEKELGEETHREWERFAEELGNMV
- a CDS encoding cupin domain-containing protein translates to MGHPPSEVTANEALGKAVVLSDWVNYQQGSVVSREIIRKNTGTVTVFAFDEGQGLSEHTAPFNALVHVLDGEAEITITGKSHAVKAGEIIILPAGQPHALNAVKRFKMMLVMIRS